A stretch of the Lolium perenne isolate Kyuss_39 chromosome 3, Kyuss_2.0, whole genome shotgun sequence genome encodes the following:
- the LOC127342229 gene encoding uncharacterized protein, with protein MKDVVFTYVKNGPLVEPAQEEDLPQQMKGLLNWYKGYIKHKNAKDYIYAEVRYEHHFKHYYVQIHLSELFQLFNLRDLDKSIISCYVLMKKREMRIRNIHDVGFIDPQIVNSYVLEHHPADVEDDLWRFIRKQKLKSDILFPYHFGFHWILMVIQFQTSSVLVHDSLNMDPALWADMRKMMQKVWRRFVDTKVGEFKKELHFKMAVRTTGDIQPPGTNLCGYYVCERIRRYCNERDQKCENNILRNNLRKMLSPEARFRPLQEELAGWLAREVIDPRGEHHYDDVELYMH; from the exons atgaaggacgtagtatttacatatgtgaagaatggccctctcgtcgagcctgcgcaggaagaggatctacctcaacaaatgaaaggtctgctaaattggtacaagggttacataaaacataaaaacgccaaagactatatctatgcggaagttagatatgagcatcacttcaaacattactatgtacaaattcatctgagtgaattgttccagctgttcaatctgcgcgacctcgacaaatctatcatcagttgctacgttct aatgaagaagcgggaaatgcgaataaggaacatccatgatgttgggttcattgacccacaaatcgttaattcatatgtgttagaacaccaccccgccgacgtggaggatgacctgtggcggtttattagaaaacagaaactcaaaagtgatattctatttccttaccattttgg gttccactggattcttatggtaattcaatttcagacctcctcagttctcgtccacgactctctgaatatggatccggcgctttgggccgacatgagaaaaatgatgcaaaa ggtttggagacggttcgtagataccaaggtcggtgaattcaaaaaagagctacattttaaaatggcagtgcggacgactggggatattcagccaccggggaccaatctatgtggatactatgtttgtgagaggatccggagatactgcaatgagcgggaccagaagtgtgagaacaacatcttgaggaataacctccggaagatgcttagtccagaagctcgcttccgaccacttcaagaggaactagctggatggttggcgagggaagtcatcgatcctagaggagaacaccattacgatgacgtagaactttatatgcactaa